A region of Gammaproteobacteria bacterium DNA encodes the following proteins:
- a CDS encoding transcriptional regulator, with protein MSSSERSAALLMQIIIHIESELLTKGITQETAEEIARGTCDKLRHTFGGEQFYFPKGREIEAILTHHQIYKKFNGFNHVELAREFDMSIQNIYRIIKKAYKKDVDELQPDLF; from the coding sequence ATGAGTTCAAGCGAGCGTTCTGCAGCACTATTAATGCAAATCATCATCCATATAGAATCTGAGTTACTTACCAAAGGTATCACTCAGGAAACAGCTGAAGAAATCGCTCGCGGTACTTGTGACAAACTACGTCATACATTTGGAGGCGAACAGTTCTACTTTCCAAAGGGCCGAGAGATAGAAGCCATTTTAACTCACCATCAAATCTACAAAAAGTTTAACGGCTTTAACCATGTCGAACTAGCCAGAGAATTCGACATGTCCATTCAAAATATTTACCGCATTATCAAGAAAGCATACAAGAAAGATGTTGACGAGTTACAACCAGATTTATTTTGA